The genomic stretch CGGTCGGAAGTCCTGAGGCGATCAGAGCAGTCACTCCAGCCACCGCACCAGGGATCGGCACGACTGCAAACCCTTCCTCCACAGCCGCCCGCACGATGTCAGCACCTGGATCGGAAATGCCCGGCGTCCCAGCATCACTGACCAGCGCCACGCTCTCCCCTTCGCGCAGCAAGGAGAGGATCGCTTCTTCTTTGCTGTTTTTGTTGTGCTCATGGTACGAGATCATCCGCGGGCCGGAAATCTCAAAATGGGTCAGCAGTTTGCGGGTCTGGCGCGTGTCTTCTGCCGCGATCACCGCAACGCTTTTCAGCGTATTGATCGCGCGGTAGGTCATGTCCTCCAAATTGCCGATCGGCGTCGCGACCAAATAGAGTGTGCCGCCGGGGCGGCCTTCGTCCTGAAAGGAATAGCGATGGTTCATCATGTGGCCAACTCTCCTCGTCCGGCATAGAGTGCAAGTATTTCTTCCGTATATGATCCATCTGCTTGATGAACGATCAGCGGCGGGTCGATCCGCAGTTCCGGTCGGCCACCTTTGATCGCTTCGACCAGCACGATGTTCGGACGATTGTCCGGGCGCGGATGAACCAACAGCATTCGCTTCGGTTCCAACTTGCGCGCGCGCATCGCAGTAAAAATATCGGCAAGCCGATCAGGTCGGTGCACGAACGCCACCTTGCCCTCATAGCGGACCAGCCCAGCCGCCGCGTCCATCGCCTGTTCCAACGTGCAGGTGATCTCATGCTTGGCGATCTTGACATGCTCATTCAAGCTCTGATCTCCAACGCCCGCCGGGCGGTACGGCGGGTTGCAGACGACGAGGTCGAACGACTCGCTGCCAAACGTCTGCACCGCCTCGCGCGTGTCGCCGTGCACGATGTTGATGATCTCTTGCAAGCGGTTGCCTTCCACATTGCGTTGCGCCATGTCTGCGAGACGCGCTTGGATTTCCAAGCCGACGATCTCCGCGCGCGACGCTGAACTGCGTGCGGCGAGCAACAAGGGAATCACGCCATTGCCGGTGCCAAGGTCGATCACGCGGTCTTTGTTGCGCAGTGAGGCAAAGCGGGCCAGCAACACCGCGTCTAGTGAAAAGGAAAACACCTCTTTGCTCTGAATGATCTGCATCCCCCGCACCTGCAGATCGTCGAGGCGCTCCCCTTCGCGCATTTCAAATGTCATGCCTACAACTCCTCTCATCAAGAGGGAAAATTTATGAATGAAGTATAGCATACTTCGCGGCACTAGTTTAAAATGGAAAGGAATGTAAACTCCTCATACAGGAGGTAGAACGGCATGTTGGGAGATCTGTTTTCATTTCTCTTCTGGTGCTCTTTCGCTCTTGGTTGCCTTTTTTTGATTCTCGCCTTCAGGCTCCACCATACCTATTACTGGTGGGCAGGGCTTTGTTTTTATACGCTCAGTTTTCTGGCTGCATTTTCCTTCGGCACCGCCACGTTGATTATCACGATCATCTGTTGGGTGCTGGCTGCCGGGTACAGTTTGCGTTGGTTGCGGACGAAGCGTCAAGCGCTGGCCTGCGTGATCGTCTGTGTCTTGCTCTGGTTGCCAATTGTGAAGTACGTTGATGACTACTATCTATTTTTCCCGTTTTTCATGTTCTTCTAAACACAAAACAGCCCCAGATCGCCATCACGGCAGTCAGGGCTGTTTTCGTATGAGTCAGCCGTTTTCGCTCTGCTTACCACTCGCTGCAAAATAGGTCCCCAGCGCCCGCGCGTATCGTTGCAGGTTGGCATCTTGCGACTCTTGCAGCAGCGTCTGCCCCAGGATCTGCACCGCTTCCACCCCTCGCCCCGCCTCGACCAATGCGAGACTCAAAAACGCGCGGACAGCCAGATTGCCGGGCTCAAGCCGCTGCGCCTCTTCCAGACAACGCACAGCGTCCTCGATGCGCGAGATGTTGCGGTAGGTGGAACCGAGGCAGATCAGGCAATCGAGCAACTCTTCGCCCGCCAAACCGAGCGCCAATGCCCGCTCATAGAGCGGAGCGGCTTGCTCCTCCTCACCCATCCGGTCATACATGGCCCCCGATTCGTTCCACACTTGTGCCACTTCCGGGTACGCGTCCCGCAGGCGGGCAAAATGAGCAAGCGTCGCGCGATGATCCCCTTGGCGGTACAGTTCGTACCCGTGTTCAATCTCCAATTGCCAGCTCATCAGGTCCGACCTCCTCGCTCATTTCCCGGGCAATCGACAAGTTCTCCCACCACTCGATGCAAGCAGAGAGTGGCCCCGTCGATTTTTACAAACCAGACTTGCATCGTTTGCGTCGAATCGGCCGACTGCAACTCATAAACCAATCGTGCATCCCGCTCCAGCAGACCTGCTCGCGCTGCCTGTAGAAAGCGGATCAACTCGTCGGGCTGCTGCACACGCGCTGTGATCTGCTCATACAATCGTTCGGTCGTCAGCTCTTCGTCTCGTTTGCACAGCGAGTCGCCCATCCATTGATACCAGATCTGATTGACCTGCACCAGCTCACCCTGCTCATCAAACAGCAACACCCCTACATCGAGCGAGTCGATGATCGTCTGGCTCAATTGGCGAGCCTGTGCTACCACTCGATCGATGCGCAATTTTTCGATCGACAGCGCAATCTGATTGGAGAGCGCATCTGACCGTTTGACCGCATCCGAGCCAAATCTGCGTTCGATGCGCGTCAACAGGATCAGCGCCATCACCTCGCCGTCATGCGAACGAAGCGGCAAGATCAGGTCGTGCACCTGCCTCTTGCCTTCGTGGTCGTCTTTCGCGGCCGCCTCTGCCTCACGCTCGATCACCAGCACCTGCCCCGCTTCTCGCACACGCGGCAAAAGGAACGTTTCGAGCGACCCGATCAACTGACCCCGATCAAGCTCTGACAGCCCGACCACCGCGTGCGGGTACTTGTCTTCGAGCAGGATAATCGCCCCTTTGTCCGCCTGAACAATGCGCACGACGTTGTGGATGATGCTAAACAGCGCCTCTTCGCGATCCAGCGTGCTCTGCAGTACAAGGTTCAACTCTTGCTGGGCCGCGAGAGTCTGATCTTGCTCACGCATCATCTTCCGCGCGTGGTGCAGTTCATCCTGTTGCCAGATGAGTTGCTCTTTTTGTGCCATCATCTCATCCTGTTGGAATTGCAGTTCTTCATGTTGCATCACCAACAGACGCTCATTCTCCTTGATTCGCATAAAGATTTTCTTCATCGAACGCGTCAAATAGCCGATCTCATCGCCGCGTTTATCATAAGGGAGATTAATAATTTTAACATCTTCATAATGTTCAGAAAACAAGGCGAGCGTTCGCAATGGCCCTCCCACATCGCGAGCAAACCGCACGGCGAGCAGTCCGATCACCAGCGCGATCAACGTGAGATACTCCGCAAAATAGATCGTGTGCTGATCCACTTTGCGCGCATATTTGGCTCGCAACGCCATCTGCTCCACACTCACTCCTTCCGTAAA from Tumebacillus algifaecis encodes the following:
- a CDS encoding tRNA1(Val) (adenine(37)-N6)-methyltransferase, which produces MTFEMREGERLDDLQVRGMQIIQSKEVFSFSLDAVLLARFASLRNKDRVIDLGTGNGVIPLLLAARSSASRAEIVGLEIQARLADMAQRNVEGNRLQEIINIVHGDTREAVQTFGSESFDLVVCNPPYRPAGVGDQSLNEHVKIAKHEITCTLEQAMDAAAGLVRYEGKVAFVHRPDRLADIFTAMRARKLEPKRMLLVHPRPDNRPNIVLVEAIKGGRPELRIDPPLIVHQADGSYTEEILALYAGRGELAT
- a CDS encoding tetratricopeptide repeat protein, translating into MSWQLEIEHGYELYRQGDHRATLAHFARLRDAYPEVAQVWNESGAMYDRMGEEEQAAPLYERALALGLAGEELLDCLICLGSTYRNISRIEDAVRCLEEAQRLEPGNLAVRAFLSLALVEAGRGVEAVQILGQTLLQESQDANLQRYARALGTYFAASGKQSENG
- a CDS encoding GAF domain-containing protein; this encodes MAGRNAIQAKPEQKLSKSIARQISSFLALFIALILAGGALLFGINHAMQVEFEEQVSRLDTKAFLANEIQQSLSNLMIEYRGFVAYQVPVFKGRIQENQRGLQEGMARFRTLALTEMDQEHLRFMEDAANRYSERVAEGVKLIDAGRLEEITRRAGEEGFLTFSDELRERHETFTEGVSVEQMALRAKYARKVDQHTIYFAEYLTLIALVIGLLAVRFARDVGGPLRTLALFSEHYEDVKIINLPYDKRGDEIGYLTRSMKKIFMRIKENERLLVMQHEELQFQQDEMMAQKEQLIWQQDELHHARKMMREQDQTLAAQQELNLVLQSTLDREEALFSIIHNVVRIVQADKGAIILLEDKYPHAVVGLSELDRGQLIGSLETFLLPRVREAGQVLVIEREAEAAAKDDHEGKRQVHDLILPLRSHDGEVMALILLTRIERRFGSDAVKRSDALSNQIALSIEKLRIDRVVAQARQLSQTIIDSLDVGVLLFDEQGELVQVNQIWYQWMGDSLCKRDEELTTERLYEQITARVQQPDELIRFLQAARAGLLERDARLVYELQSADSTQTMQVWFVKIDGATLCLHRVVGELVDCPGNERGGRT